Proteins co-encoded in one Plasmodium reichenowi strain SY57 chromosome 10, whole genome shotgun sequence genomic window:
- a CDS encoding RNA methyltransferase, putative, translated as MKTEEKKSLQEKEENNCNDDNLSTNVDINDNNMSNISCINDNLKKDSYEKIKTYVVIYNIGKKKNVGSIVRSCVAFNVHKIFIVGKRKKEINFFGNMGTYDYITIEYFDNIYELKEYLTKNHILLYACEISVNAISITTNPYEYKDTAFLFGNEGTGIHDNVLKICDKIIYIPQYGKGTASLNVSVSCAIILQNFAVWANYEQTEIKNKKFIVQTKMSKLQKYLNPTDDMLKQIHFKRSLRSQKKKENHIISFENFI; from the coding sequence atgaaaacagaagaaaaaaagagtTTACAAGAGAaggaagaaaataattgtaatgatgataatttatCTACAAATGTAGATATAAATGACAATAATATGAGTAACATATCATgtataaatgataatttaaaaaaagattcatatgaaaaaattaaaacatatgtagttatatataacataggaaagaagaaaaatgtGGGAAGTATAGTTCGAAGTTGTGTTGCTTTTAATgttcataaaatatttattgttggtaaaagaaagaaagaaataaatttCTTTGGTAATATGGGTacatatgattatataactatagaatattttgataatatttatgaattaaaggaatatttaacaaaaaatcatatattattatatgcaTGTGAAATAAGTGTTAATGCTATATCGATTACTACAAATccatatgaatataaagaTACAGCTTTTTTATTTGGAAATGAAGGAACAGGTATTCATGACaatgttttaaaaatatgtgacaaaattatttacattCCACAATATGGAAAAGGTACTGCTTCATTAAACGTATCTGTATCTTGTGCTATTATTCTACAAAATTTTGCTGTCTGGGCAAATTATGAACAAACcgaaataaaaaataaaaaatttattgtACAAACAAAAATGAGTAAATTGCAGAAATATCTAAATCCTACGGATGATATGTTGAAACaaatacattttaaaaGATCCTTAAGAtctcaaaaaaaaaaagaaaatcatataatatcatttgAAAACTTCATATga
- a CDS encoding calmodulin, putative yields the protein MQVNFPEDKIDLFEKNFNLIDNNNDKKISPEEFKILIRVLGQTINEKDLDEIINKHFEDDIEECHKEQKDNDEKNNKSINSIKKIYDIKNLISKSSNIKSNEEKTQNSLIKNKDPLNEKILNKKHINFEEFLKIFMNIYTQPISLHELIKYFQIFDNENKGYMDMKKLKYILMNSDEKITDEDFKFFLDSINFKNIDKIDYVILSKMIKNLC from the coding sequence ATGCAGGTGAATTTCCCAGAAGACAAAATTGATTTgtttgaaaaaaatttcaaCTTAATTGACaacaataatgataaaaaaattagcCCAGAAGAATTTAAAATACTCATACGCGTCCTGGGGCAAACAATAAACGAAAAAGATCTGgatgaaataataaataagcATTTTGAAGACGATATAGAAGAATGTCATAAAGAACAAAAggataatgatgaaaaaaataataaatctattaatagtataaaaaaaatatatgatattaaaaatttaatatcCAAATCtagtaatataaaaagtaatgaagaaaaaacacaaaattctttaattaaaaataaggatcctttaaatgaaaaaatattaaataaaaaacatattaacTTTGAagaatttttaaaaatttttatgaatatatatactcAACCCATATCATTACATGAATTAAtcaaatattttcaaatctttgataatgaaaataaagGTTATATGGATatgaagaaattaaaatatattcttatgaattctgatgaaaaaattacaGATGAGGACTTTAAATTCTTTTTGGACTCAATAAATTTCAAAAACATAGATAAAATAGattatgttattttatcgaaaatgataaaaaatttatgttaa
- a CDS encoding 28 kDa ookinete surface protein → MNTYFKVLLFFFIQLYITLNKARVTENTICKYGYLIQMSNHYECKCIEGHVLINEDTCGKKVVCDKVENSFRACDEYAYCFDLGSKNNEKQIKCMCRTEYTLTNGVCVPNVCRDKVCGKGKCIVDPANSLTYTCSCNIGTILNQNKLCDIQGDTPCSLKCAENEVCTLEGNYYTCKEDPSSNGGENNVDQSDTSYSVINGVTLTHVLIVCSIFIKLLI, encoded by the coding sequence atgaatacatattttaaggtacttctttttttttttattcaacTTTACATAACGTTGAATAAGGCTCGGGTTACTGAAAATAcaatatgtaaatatgGTTATTTAATACAGATGAGTAATCATTATGAATGTAAGTGTATTGAAGGACatgtattaataaatgaGGACACGTGTGGAAAAAAAGTAGTCTGTGATAAAGTTGAAAATTCATTTAGAGCTTGTGACGAATACGCTTACTGTTTCGATTTAGGAAGTAAGAATAATGAAAAACAGATAAAATGTATGTGCAGAACAGAATATACTTTAACTAATGGAGTATGTGTTCCTAATGTTTGTCGAGATAAAGTATGTGGTAAAGGAAAATGTATAGTAGATCCTGCAAATTCTTTAACATATACATGCTCATGCAATATAGGTACGATACTTAACCAGAATAAATTATGTGATATACAAGGTGATACACCATGTTCATTAAAATGTGCAGAAAATGAAGTGTGTACATTAGAAggaaattattatacatgTAAAGAAGATCCTTCATCTAATGGAGGAGAAAATAATGTGGACCAGTCTGATACATCATATAGTGTAATAAACGGAGTAACCCTAACACACGTTCTGATTGTATGCtcaatatttattaaattgttaatataa
- a CDS encoding 25 kDa ookinete surface antigen precursor codes for MNKLYSLFLFLFIQLSIKYYNAKVTVDTVCKKGFLIQMSGHLECKCENDLVLVNEETCEEKVLKCDETTVNKPCGDFSKCIKIDGSPISYACKCNPGYDMVNNVCILNECKNVTCGNGKCILDTSNPVKTGVCSCNIGKVPNADDKNKCSKDGETKCSLKCLKENETCKAIDGIYKCDCKDGFIMDNESSTCTAFSVYNILNLSLIFVLFSVCFFIM; via the coding sequence atgaataagCTTTACAGTTTGtttcttttccttttcattCAACTTAgcataaaatattataatgcGAAAGTTACCGTGGATACTGTATGCAAAAAAGGATTTTTAATTCAGATGAGTGGTCATTTGGAATGTAAATGTGAAAATGATTTGGTGTTAGTAAATGAAGAAACATGTGAAGAAAAGGTTCTAAAGTGTGACGAAACGACTGTAAATAAACCATGTGGAGATTTTTCCAAATGTATTAAGATAGATGGAAGTCCCATTTCATACGCTTGTAAATGTAATCCTGGATATGATATGGTAAATAACGTTTGTATACTAAATGAATGTAAGAATGTAACTTGTGGTAACGGTAAATGTATATTAGATACAAGCAATCCTGTTAAAACTGGAGTTTGCTCATGTAATATAGGCAAAGTACCCAATGCAGAcgataaaaataaatgttcAAAAGATGGAGAAACCAAATGCTCATTAAAATGcttaaaagaaaatgaaacCTGTAAAGCTATAGATGGAATTTATAAATGTGATTGTAAAGATGGATTCATAATGGATAATGAAAGCTCTACATGTACTGCTTTTTcagtatataatatattaaatctAAGCCTTATTTTCGTACTATTTTCAGTATGcttttttataatgtaa
- a CDS encoding hypothetical protein (conserved Plasmodium protein, unknown function) — protein MKEQIINAKSIINDCIIYVRKYFSFHDATVLLIDELINIMINNECVPLDLINQKDEIHILVKNELKYEFLRIYESLKCTLKDINKCLKKLVQVKKQVEDYTTHNKLDILNMLQNFLKKTLIYFKQDYKLKKTLYHTMIHIDKNSDDEINRLKLIWKETPFLYLIIQKFHLNKIITDCSQFLNKT, from the exons ATGAAGGAACAAATAATCAATGCCAAAagtataataaatgattgtattatttatgtaagaaaatattttagtTTCCATGATGCAACAGTATTATTGATAGATGAACTTATAAATATCATGATAAATAATGA ATGTGTACCCCTGGATTTGATTAACCAAAAGGATGAGATACATATACTTGTAAAAAACGAATTAAAGTATGAATTTCTAAGAATCTATGAATCATTAAAATGTACATTAAaggatataaataaatgcCTAAAAAAGTTAGTACAAGTAAAAAAACAAGTAGAAGATTATACAACTCATAACAAGcttgatatattaaatatgctacaaaactttttaaaaaaaacattaatatattttaaacaAGATTACAAATTGAAGAAAACATTATATCATACAATGATTCATATTGATAAAAACTCCGATGACGAAATAAATCGTTTAAAGTTAATTTGGAAGGAAACtccatttttatatttaatcaTTCAAAAATTTCAtcttaataaaataataacgGATTGTTCTCAATTCCTAAACAAAACATAA
- a CDS encoding MORN repeat-containing protein 1 gives MTEVTHCYNGNIKDGLFHGFGILIYSQHEKYEGDFVYGKREGRGKFTYADGATYEGEWVDDKIHGKGIANFVSGNIYEGEWENGKINGFGILCYNNGDKYEGEWLDGKMHGRGTYTYEDGDVYIGEWKNDKRHGKGCVKYKGNENKIAETYEGDWVDGKMQGRGTYFFADGGIYEGDWVDGKMEGKGVYKYLNGNKYEGEWINDMKNGYGTLTYVNGELYEGYWKNDKVHGKGTLTYSKGDKYIGEWKYAKKCGEGELIYASGDKFKGQWKNDKANGYGILLYNNGNKYEGEWLDDHRHGMGTFTCKEDGTIYSGLFQFNRKHGKGTLTFVNGHILQGIWNSGLLEKVINYELTPSSPWNDPDM, from the coding sequence atgACTGAAGTAACACACTGCTACAATGGGAATATAAAAGACGGTCTGTTTCACGGGTTTGggatattaatatattcgcagcatgaaaaatatgaagGAGATTTTGTATATGGGAAACGAGAGGGTAGAGGAAAGTTTACTTATGCTGATGGTGCAACATATGAAGGTGAATGGGTTGATGATAAGATACATGGGAAAGGTATTGCAAATTTTGTTAGTGggaatatatatgaagGAGAATGGGAGAATGGGAAGATAAATGGATTTGGTATTCtatgttataataatggtGATAAATATGAAGGAGAATGGTTAGATGGTAAAATGCATGGTCGAGGAACATATACTTATGAAGATGGAGATGTATATATAGGAGAATGgaaaaatgataaaagaCATGGTAAAGGATGTGTCAAATATAAAGgtaatgaaaataaaatagcTGAAACATATGAAGGGGATTGGGTTGATGGGAAAATGCAGGGTAGAGGAACTTATTTTTTTGCTGATGGTGGTATATATGAAGGGGATTGGGTTGATGGAAAAATGGAAGGTAAAGgagtatataaatatttaaatggaaataaatatgaagGGGAATGGATTAATGATATGAAAAATGGTTATGGAACACTTACTTATGTTAATGGAGAATTATATGAAGGATATTGGAAAAATGACAAAGTTCATGGGAAGGGTACTCTCACTTATAGTAAAGgagataaatatataggTGAATGGAAATATGCTAAAAAATGTGGTGAAGGAGAATTAATTTATGCTTCAGGTGACAAATTTAAAGGGCAATGGAAAAATGATAAAGCTAATGGATATGGTAttctattatataataatggaaataaatatgaagGAGAATGGTTAGATGATCATAGACATGGTATGGGCACATTTACATGTAAAGAAGATGGTACTATTTATTCTGGACTTTTTCAATTTAATAGAAAACATGGAAAAGGTACTTTAACCTTTGTTAATGGACATATACTACAGGGAATATGGAATTCAGGTCTACTTGAAAAGGTAATAAATTATGAGTTAACCCCATCTTCCCCCTGGAACGACCCCGAcatgtaa